A segment of the Acidimicrobiia bacterium genome:
GCGATCACCGAGCCGCCCCCGTTCGCGGCCATGACCGGGATGGCGGCCCGCATGCAGAGGAACGGGCCCTTGAGGTTCACGTCGAGCACCTGCTGCCAGTCCTCGTCGCTGCACTCGAGGACGCTCTGCCGGCTCTCGATGGCGGCCGACAGGACCAGCACCCGCAGCGGCCCGAGGCCGGCCGCCACCCGCACCGCCTGCTCGACGTCGGCGCGGCGCGTCACGTCGCAGGGCACGGCGGCGGCGGTCGCGCCGGCGGCGCCGAGGTCGTCGGCCACCCGGCGGGCCCCGTCGGCGTCGAGGTCGGCGACCACGACCGCGGCGCCCTCGGCCGCCAGCCGGCGGGCCACCGCCTCGCCGAGGCCGGCGGCGCCGCCGGTGACGATCGCGACCCCCGAGAGGCTCACCGCAGCGCCGCCAGGCCGCCGTCGGCCGGGAGGACCGCGCCGCTCACGTAGGCGGACTGGTCGCTGGCGAGGAACAGGGCGATGGCGGCGACGTCCTCGGCCCGCCCGAGCCGGCCCACGGGGATCGTGCGCTTGAGCCCGTCGACGAACTGGTCGGCGCCGGGCGTCTTCTCGAGCACCTTGCGGAACCGGGGCGTGTCGATCGAGCCGGGCGCGATGACGTTCGCCCGCACCGCGGGCCCGTACTCGACCGCGATCTGCTTCGTGAGCAGCACCAGCCCGGCCTTCGCGGCGCCGTAGGCGGCGTAGCCCTCGGACCCGATGAGGCCGAGCGTCGACGCGGTGTTGATGATGCTGCCGCCACCCCCGTCGAGCAGGGCCGGCAGCGCGGCCCGGCAGGCCCAGAAGATCGCCGAGAGGTTCGTGGCGATGGTGAGGTCCCAGTCCTCGTCGGTGCAGTCCACGAGCCGGCCGCTCATCTGCACCGCGGCGTTGTTGTAGAGGACGTCGAGGGCCCCGAAGCGCTCGAGCGCGACGGCGACCATCCGGTCCACGTCGGCCCGGCGGGAGACGTCGACGTGGGCGACCACCCCCTCGCCGCCCTGCTCCTCGAGGAGCCGGACCGTCTCGGCGGCCCCGTCGGCGTCGACGTCGGCGACGAGCACGCGGGCGCCGTGGGCCGCGAAGAGCAGGGCCGCGGCCCGCCCCTGGCCCGAGCCGGCGCCGGTGATCAGCGCCACCTTGTCGGGCAGCAGCCGGTGGAAGTCGAGGGGCGCGAGCGGGGTCATGCCGGCCGCATTCTGGCTGGTCGACCGGCTCGACGTCTCGTCCGCTTCCGGCCGCTCACCCCGCCGACCAGACCGCCGCGACCTCCTCGGCGGTGCGGAGGGTCGCGAGCGGCGCCAGGGTGTGCTCGATGACGGCGTCGGCGTACTCGCCCGGGACCCCCGCCACCGCGTCGGTCACGACCACGCACCGGTAGCCGAGGTCGACGGCGACGAGGACCAGGCCGAGGATCCCGATGTTCACGGACACCCCGGTGGCCACGATCGTCGCCACCCCCAGGTTGCGGAGGGTCTGGTCGAGGTCGGTGCCCGGGAAGGGACTGAGCCCGTGCCGGCGGGCGGCCACGAGGTCGGTCGGCTCGGGCCCCAGCTCGGGGACCACCGCGACCGATTCGGTGCCGACGAGCAGGTGCGGGGGCCCCTTGGCGAGGGACCGCAGCATCGGTGCGTTCTCGCTCGAGCCGACCCGGTCCGGACGGAACTCGGCGACGCAGTGGACGACGCGCGCCCCGGCGGCCCGGGCCGCTCGCACGACGCGCGCGGCGCGGTCGATCACGCCGCGGGCGGCCACCTCGTCCGCCAGCGCGGGGATGACCGCCAGGTCGCCGACCACGCCTCGCTGGAGCTCCATCGTGAGCACCGCCGTGGTCGGTGGCGCGAGGAGCTCGGTGAGGTCGACCGGCACGCCCCGAGCCTCGCGCGGCTTGACAGGCCGGCCGGGCACCGGCCACGCTGCGGCGCCATGGCGGAGCAGAAGCTGCGGTTCGACGACGTGCGCGAGGGCGACACCGCGCCCGAGTTCCGTCACCAGCTCTCGCGGACCGATCTCGTGCGGTACGCCGGCGCCTCCGGCGACTTCAACCCGATGCACCACGACGAGGTGCAGGCCACCTCGGCCGGCCTGCCCAGCGTGTTCGGCCACGGCATGTTCACGATGGGGATCCTGGGCAAGGCCCTCACCGACTACGTCGGGGTCGGGAACCTGCGCCTCTACAAGGTGCGGTTCACGAAGCAGACCTGGCCCGGTGAGACCCTCAGCACCAAGATCACGGTGAAGAAGAAGTACGAGGAGCACGGTGAGCACCGCGTCGACCTCGACTGCGAGGTCGTGAACGAGAGCGGCGAAGCCAAGGTGAGCGGCGTGGCCGTCGCCGCCCTCCCCGCCCCGTAGCCCGCGGGCGTGCGGTTCGACCTCCCGGCCGCCGACGACGACACCCGCCCGTACTGGGACGCCGCCCGTGCCGGGCGGCTGCTCGTCAAGCGCTGCGCCGACTGCGGGGCCGCCCACTTCTACCCCCGGCCGTTCTGTCCCCGGTGCTGGAGCTCGGCGGTGTCGTGGGAGGAGGCCAGCGGGCGCGCCGTCCTCTACACCTGGTCGGTCGTGCACCACAACGACCTGCCCCCGTTCTCGGATCGGCTCCCGTACGTCGCCGCCGTCGTGGACCTCGCCGAGGGGCCGCGAATGATGACGAACGTCGTGGACTGCGACGAGGACCAGCTCCGGGTGGGCATGCCGCTGCAGGTCGCGTACCGTGAGATCGCCGAGCACGTCACGATCCCGGTCTTCGTGCCGGTCTGACATGAACCGAGACGACTGGAACTTCCCGTTCGAGGCTCCGCTCCACGACGTGTTCCCCGCCCTCCACGAGGCGCAGAACTCGTGGATGAGCCAGATCGATTCCCTGTCGGCCCCGGACCGGCGGACCCACGAGCTCATCCGGCTCGCGTGCACGGTCATCCTGCGCAACCCGCCCGGGGTGGAGCGACACGCCCGGCTGGCGCGGGAGGTCGGCGCCTCCTGGGAGGAGATCCTCGGCTCGATCATGCTCACCTGCCCCGGCTTCGGGCTGCTCCCGGCGGTCGAGGCCATCCCGCACGCCCGGCGGGGCTTCAAGGCCGCGCTCGATCCCGAGCGCGAGGAGGAGGACGCCGATGACGGCGACCGATGAGGTCCCGTTCCGAATCCTGCCTCGCATCACCGACCGCAACGCGCACTTCTGGCAGGGCGGTCGCGACGGCGAGCTGCGGTTCCAGCGCTGCCACGACTGCGGCTACTACCTGCACCCGCCGGGGGTGATCTGCCCGCGGAGCTGGTCGAAGGACCTCCGCATCGAGGCCGTCTCGGGACGAGCCGAGGTGCTGACCTTCTCGGTCAACCACCAGCCCTGGATGCCGGGCCTCGAGCCGCCCTTCGTCCTGGCCATCGTGCGCTGCGTCGAGCAGGACGACCTGCGCCTGTTCACGAACGTCGTCCACTGCGCCCCGGAGGACGTGCGCATCGGGATGCCGGTCTCGGTGCTCTTCGAGCCCCACGTCGAGGAGCAGGTGTGGATCCCCCTGTTCGAGCCCGCCCCGTGACCCCCGGCCCGAGGAGACGCGATGGACGCTGAGCTCGTCGGCGAGCGCCGAGCGGTCTTGAGCGGCATCGGGCAGTCCGCCGTCGGTCGCCGCCTCTACCGCGACCCGCTCGAGCTCACGGTCGACGCCTGCCTCGAGGCCATCGGCGACGCCGGGCTCACCACCGCCGACGTCGACGGCCTCTCCACCTATCCCGGCGGCCTCGACAACCCGGCCGGCTTCTCGGGGGCGGGCGTGCCCGACGTCCACGAGGCCCTGCGCCTGAACCTCAACTGGTACGCCGGCGGGCTCGAGCTCCCCGGGCAGCTCGGCGCGGTCGTGAACGCGATCCTCGCCGTCTCCGCCGGCCTGGCCCGGCACGTCCTGTGCTTCCGGACCGTCTACGAGGGCAGCGCCCAGGGGACGAAGGGCCGCTCCTCGGTCATGCCCGGCGGCGAGAACCGCGCCGGCGGGTTCCGCGCCAGCGGCTT
Coding sequences within it:
- a CDS encoding isochorismatase family protein, which produces MPVDLTELLAPPTTAVLTMELQRGVVGDLAVIPALADEVAARGVIDRAARVVRAARAAGARVVHCVAEFRPDRVGSSENAPMLRSLAKGPPHLLVGTESVAVVPELGPEPTDLVAARRHGLSPFPGTDLDQTLRNLGVATIVATGVSVNIGILGLVLVAVDLGYRCVVVTDAVAGVPGEYADAVIEHTLAPLATLRTAEEVAAVWSAG
- a CDS encoding glucose 1-dehydrogenase; its protein translation is MTPLAPLDFHRLLPDKVALITGAGSGQGRAAALLFAAHGARVLVADVDADGAAETVRLLEEQGGEGVVAHVDVSRRADVDRMVAVALERFGALDVLYNNAAVQMSGRLVDCTDEDWDLTIATNLSAIFWACRAALPALLDGGGGSIINTASTLGLIGSEGYAAYGAAKAGLVLLTKQIAVEYGPAVRANVIAPGSIDTPRFRKVLEKTPGADQFVDGLKRTIPVGRLGRAEDVAAIALFLASDQSAYVSGAVLPADGGLAALR
- a CDS encoding MaoC/PaaZ C-terminal domain-containing protein codes for the protein MAEQKLRFDDVREGDTAPEFRHQLSRTDLVRYAGASGDFNPMHHDEVQATSAGLPSVFGHGMFTMGILGKALTDYVGVGNLRLYKVRFTKQTWPGETLSTKITVKKKYEEHGEHRVDLDCEVVNESGEAKVSGVAVAALPAP
- a CDS encoding OB-fold domain-containing protein, whose product is MTATDEVPFRILPRITDRNAHFWQGGRDGELRFQRCHDCGYYLHPPGVICPRSWSKDLRIEAVSGRAEVLTFSVNHQPWMPGLEPPFVLAIVRCVEQDDLRLFTNVVHCAPEDVRIGMPVSVLFEPHVEEQVWIPLFEPAP
- a CDS encoding SDR family NAD(P)-dependent oxidoreductase, with amino-acid sequence MSLSGVAIVTGGAAGLGEAVARRLAAEGAAVVVADLDADGARRVADDLGAAGATAAAVPCDVTRRADVEQAVRVAAGLGPLRVLVLSAAIESRQSVLECSDEDWQQVLDVNLKGPFLCMRAAIPVMAANGGGSVIALGSTLGLIVAPGHPAYCASKGALVNLCKQAAIEHAPDNVRVNVVAPSATDTGLFIRFSAQAPDPEALRQRIADLNPMHRLGTAREVCDAVVFLASDASSYTSGCVVPVDGALAARRV
- a CDS encoding Zn-ribbon domain-containing OB-fold protein, with translation MRFDLPAADDDTRPYWDAARAGRLLVKRCADCGAAHFYPRPFCPRCWSSAVSWEEASGRAVLYTWSVVHHNDLPPFSDRLPYVAAVVDLAEGPRMMTNVVDCDEDQLRVGMPLQVAYREIAEHVTIPVFVPV